GAAGGGATGAACTCCGGCGCCGTCATCATCGACCTCGCGGCGGCCAACGGCGGCAACTGCGCGCTCACGAAGCCCAACGAGCGCGTCGTCCGAAACGGCGTGCAGATCCTCGGCCCGACGAACCTTCCGGCGACGATGCCGCTGCACGCGAGCCAGATGTACGCCCGCACCCTCACCGCGCTCGTCACCGATTTCACCGAAGACGGTGCGTTCGTGCTCAACTTCGAGGACGAGATCATCCAGGGAGCCTGCGTCACCCACGGTGGTGACGTCGTGCACGAACGCGTGCGTGGCCTGCTGACGCCCTCCGCCTGACTCGCCCGGCCTGCTTTCCCCGTACAGACGCAGCATGCTGCGTCTCTACCCTCGCCTCATCGCACTCTCGATCCCGACTGAAATGGATATTGCCCTCATCGTCGTCTTCGTGCTCGCCGCCTTCGTCGGGATGGAGGTCATCTCGAAGGTGCCGGCGACGCTGCACACCCCACTCATGTCCGGCTCGAATGCCATCAGCGGCATCACGATCGTCGGCGCGCTCGTCGTCGCCGGGATGGTCGGGACGCCGTGGGCGAAGTGGATCGGGTTCGCCGCGCTCGTGATGGCGACGATCAACGTCGTCGGCGGCTTCCTCGTGACCGACCGGATGCTGCAGATGTTTAAAAAGAAAGACCGGAAGAAGCTGAAGGCGAACAAGCAGGCCGTCTCCGCGAACGGCGCGCCGCACGAAGCGGTGAAGGTGTGATCGTCCACGGCCGCCCCTGCGCGGCGTCCTCCCGTATCAACAAGGCATGTCGCGTCTCTACCCCGATCCCTGATCTCCGATGAAAGAAACGCTCATCACGCTCGCTTACCTCGTCGCGGCCTCGCTCTTCATCATCGGGCTCAAGCGGCTCTCGTCGCCCGCGACGGCGCGCGCAGGCAACCAACTCGCGGCCGTCGGGATGCTCCTCGCCGTCGTGGCGACGCTCTTCCTCGAATCGATCCTAAGCCCGATCGAGATGATCGGTGGGCTCGTGATCGGCGGGGCGATCGGGGTGTGGCTGGCGAAGAA
This is a stretch of genomic DNA from Rhodothermales bacterium. It encodes these proteins:
- a CDS encoding NAD(P) transhydrogenase subunit alpha — translated: MDIALIVVFVLAAFVGMEVISKVPATLHTPLMSGSNAISGITIVGALVVAGMVGTPWAKWIGFAALVMATINVVGGFLVTDRMLQMFKKKDRKKLKANKQAVSANGAPHEAVKV